CGACCCGACCGCGTGCCCGTCGACGCCTACTGCGCCGCCATCCTCGATTCGATCGACCTAAAGGACTAAACACCATGCAGCACACTTCGCTGTGGCAACTGAAAAAAGAGATGTGCGAGTACGGCAAGCGCATCTGGCAACGCGGCTACTGCGCGGGCAACGAGGGCAACCACTCCGTCCGCGTCCCCGGCTGCCGACCCGGCCAAGAGCGTTTCCTCTGCACGCCGACAGGCATCTCCAAGGGCTTCCTCGACCCCGGCGACATCTGCGTCGTCGACAGCGCAGGCAAGCAGGTCGAGCGCAACGCCAAGGGGCGCAAGCGGTCGAGCGAGGTGCTGGTGCATCTGGCGATCTACAAGAAGCGGCCAGACATTAATGCCGTGATCCACAGCCACCCGCCGCACGCGGTCGCGTTCTGTCTCGCGGGGATCGAGGTGCCCCACTCGATCCACCCCGAGGCCGAGGTGTTCCTTGGGAAGATCGTCCACGCCGACTACGCGACGCCCGGCACACAGGCGCTTCCCGACAGCTTCATCAATAAGCTCAACCAGGAATCGAACACCGTCCTCATGGGCAACCACGGCTCGGTCAGTTTCGCCGACACCCTGGAGATCGCGTACTACCGGCTGGAGATCCTCGACAACTACTGCAAGCAGCTGTTGCTCGCGCGGTCGCTGGGCCAGGTCAAGGTGCTCGACCCCGGCCAGATGTCCGAACTGCTCGAAGTCAAAGAGAGGTTCGGCTTCCCAGACGAACGCAAGGCGTGCGCGCTGGAGGGGTGTGTGGGGACGGAGGACCAGCCGTTCCTGGCCAACTTCGGGATGAATACGCCCAGTGCGCAGTGCGCGTGTGATGGCGGCCCGGTAAGTTGTGGGTGTGATACTTCCGGGGGCGGCGGCGCGAAGCCGCAAGCGGCGGCGGGCGGGGATTACGAGAAGTTGGTGCAGGCGATCACGGACCAGATCATGGCCGGGCTCAATCAATAGACACGCGATACGCAATCGGAAGCAACACCATGGGATTCAAGGTCGCCATCATCGGTGGTGGGGGGCGGGTCGGCTCGAACGCCGCGTTCGCGCTGCAACTCGGGAAGATCGTGCGCGAGATCGCGCTGGTCGATGTCAACGCCGACCTCGCCGCGGGCGAGGCGCTGGACCTGCTGCACGGGGCATCGTTCTGCGCCGACCAGGTCATCACCGCGGGCTCATCCGAGATCGCGGCGGATGCGGATGTCGTTTGCATCACCGCGGGTTCGCGCCGCAAGCCCGACGAGTCACGCCTCGACCTCATCAACCGCAACGTCTCGATCTTCCGCGGAATCCTCGACGACCTGCGCGGGGTTGGGCTCAAGCAAGACGCGGTTATCTTCGTTGTCTCAAACCCCGTCGATGTGCTGACCCGCCTCGCACGTGAGCATCTGGACTGGTGCCCGCAGCGCGTGGTCGGGCTGGGGACCGTGCTCGACACCGCCCGCTTCTGCTCGATGATCGCGGACGAGAAAAACCTGCCCGCCTCGCAGGTCCGAGCGCTGATCCTCGGCGAGCACGGCGACTCCATGACACCGATCTGGTCCAGTGCCCAGGTCGGCGGCGTCGCGCTGACCTCCATCATGAACCCCAACGAGCAGCGGCAGGTCTTCGAACGCACCCGCGGCAGCGGGGCGGAAGTCATCAAGCGCAAGGGCGGCGCGGGCTATGCCGTAGGGCTCACGATCGCGGAGGTGATCCACGCGATCGCGCTCGACCAGCGTCGCGTGTTGCCTGTGAGTTCGCAGCTTTCGGGGCAGTACGGCGTGCGCGGTGTCGCGATGAGCATCCCCACCGTCGTCGGCCGCGACGGCGCCTTGGGCCACCACACCCCCGAGCTCTGGCCCAAGGAAGTCGCGGGCCTCCAGCAGTCCGCCCGGGCGCTCGACGCGACGTGGAAACAGCTGGGCTAGGCGACGGCAGTGGGGCAGACATTCCTGTCTGCCATCCGGCGAAGCCGGAACGAGAACCAGGCAGGTCAGGCCTTCGGCCTGCGGCAGACAGGAATGTCTGCCCCACGGAAGAATCACATGCTCATCGTCGATCGCCAGCAGCGCCTTCTCGATATCCTTCAGCAGCACCGCAGCGCGCAGCTTGACGACCTGGCCGAGCAGCTCGGCGTCTCGGCGTCCACCGTCCGGCGCGACCTCGAAGCCCTCGAAAAAACCGGCAGCGTGCAACGCACCCACGGCGGCGCGGTCTTCACCGGCTCATCCCACATCCGTCCCGCCAGCTTCGCGCTGGCCACGCGCATGACCGAGCACGTCCCCGCCAAGGAGGCCATCGGCAAGTACGCCGCGTCGCTCGTCCGGCCCAACATGACCGTGCTCATGGACGGCGGCTCGACCGTCATCCTCGCCGCCAAGCAGATCACCGCCCGGCCGATCCAGATCGTCACGACCTCCCTCTCCATCGCACAGCTCTTTCACGAGGACGACCAGGCCGAGGTCATCCTCGTCGGTGGCACGGTCTACCCGCGCACCGAGGTGACGTTCGGCCCGCTCACCCTCGCGACGCTCGCCGACCTGCACGCCGACCTCCTGCTCTTCAGCTTGGCCGGGATCGAGATGGACGACCCGGCCGAGGGGGCCGGGCCGACCGTCGGGGCCTTCAACATCAACCTCGATATGTCGAACGTCGAGCAGGCGATGGTCCGTCGATCGGCGCGCAGCGTGATGCTGATGGACGCGAGCAAGTTCGGCCGCAAGAGTCTGGTCCGCACCTGCGGCGTGGCCGAGGTCGATCAGGTCGTGACCGACGCGGCGGTGCCCGAGGTCTGGCTTGGCCGGATCGGCCCGAAGCTGGTCGTGGTGGGAGCCGATGGTGAGCCGGTCCAATAAAGTCGCAATTCCCGGCCCGGCAGCCCACACAAGCGGCCAAGAATCGCGCATAATGCCGTGAACGGACTGTCCGCACACCTTCCCCATCCAACTTTGGAGCTTTCGCTATGAGAAAAGCATGGACCGCTCTCTCCGCCCTAGCACTCTTCGCCGCCGTCGGCTGCCAGGAAGACCCCGAGCCCGTCAGCCAAGTGCCCGGCCCCACGCCCTACGACAGCAGCTACGACAACCTGGGCCCCGTCGCCCTCGACAACGGCCAGCAAAACGCTGGCCCCTACGACTCGGGTGCCGCTGCGGGGCCATATAACGGCAACGCGAACACCGGCGGCGCGGCAGCCGGCGTCCCCGGCGTCGGCGCCACCCCCGGTGGCACCTACGTCATCCAGAAGGGCGACACCCTCTGGTCAATCGCCTCCCGCGTTTACGGCGACGGCCAGAAACATGTCGATATCGTCCGCGCCAACCCGGGCCTCGACCCGCAGCGCATGGCGATCGGCCAGGAAATCAACCTGCCGTGATACGGTGACGGATCGCTTCAACTCAAACGCAAACAGCACCCGTCCAGATGGCGGGTGCTGTCTTTTTTACGCTGGCATCTCATATTTCGCTGGGGACGCGCAGCGTCCTGTTTTGCACCGCACACGAATCTTCCGGGCCTTCGCGGATTCAGGCCATGGTGTGGGGTGGGTTTGATGCCCGCGGTTGGTCGTCCCGCCACGTGACGTCGCCCTCAACTGCGGCCTCCAGTAAGCGTATGTAGTGCGTGCGTCGGATCTCGACGACGCCGAACTGTTCGAGGTGTGGGTTGACGAACTGCACATCGAACAGCGTGTACCCGCGCTTCCGCAGGTGTTCGACGAGATGGACGAGCGCGATCTGAGAGGCGTAGGGCTTACGGGAGAACATCGACTCGCCGAAGAACGCGCCGCCCAGCGCGAGGCCGTAGATCCCGCCGACGAGTTCGCCATTGTCCCAGCACTCGGCGCTGTGCGCGTAGCCGAGCCGATGCAGATCGGCAAAGACCTCTGCGACGGCCGGGCTGATCCAGGTCTCGCCATCGTCGTTGGCGCGGGGCAGCGCACACGCCGCGATCACCTCGGCAAAGGCATGGTCCTGCGTGAGGACGAACTTGGTAGTGCGCACCCGTTTGGCAAGCGATCGGCGGACACGGAATGCGCCAAGCGGGTCGCCCTCGGCGATCGGGATCACGGCGCGCGGGTCCGGGCTGTACCACTGGACGGGCCCGGACCGGCCGTCGGCCATCGGGAACGCCCCCGCCAGGTACGCGCGGACAATCAGCCCCGGCGTCAAGGCCTCGGCTTCTTCCGCATCGTCTGGCTCGGTGGGATCGGGCGTGGGCATCGGTTTTGGAGGTCCGCTGTTTGACAGTCCGCGACGACACGGTACGCTTACGCCACCCAGCCGCAAGGGCGGCGACATCTTGGGCCAGGTAGCTCAGTTGGTAGAGCACGGCATTGAAAATGCCGGTGTCCCCGGTTCAAGTCCGGGTCTGGCCACTCCCGAATCGCCCGCCCGGTCTCCCCGTGGCGGGCGGTCCTTTTTCCAGGCCGGGCCGTATTGGCATCCCGACGCCGGGGACGTTATACTGCTCGGCTCGCTATCCAGCGACCGCCCCGCCCCAACCCGGGGCCCGTAAACCCTAAACGCAACCCCGTGACCGTGCCGTTTCAACGCACGCTCGCAGCGAAGGATTGATCCGATGGCCAAGAAAGAAATCACCACGGTCTTCAAGATCCAGGCACCCGGCGGCACCGCCACCCCGGCCCCGCCCATCGGCCCGGCACTGGGTGCCAACGGCGTCAACCCCGGCCAGTTCATCCAGCAATTCAACGCCGCCACCGCTCACCTCAAGGGCAAGCCCGTCGGCTGCGTGATCACGGTCTATAAGGACCGCTCCTTCGATTTCGAAGTCAAGAGCCCGCCCGCCGCCGTCCTCATCAAGGAAGCCGCCGGCATCGAGAAGGGCTCGGGCGTCCCCCACACCGACAAGGTCGGCAAGATCACCCAGGAACAGATCCGCGGCATCGTCGCCGAGAAGGGCGCCGAGCTCAACGGCCAGACCGAAGAAGCCAAGATGCGCATCATCGCCGGCACCGCCCGCTCGATGGGCGTCGACGTCGTCGACTAACAAAAACATCTAGGCAAGGGACTTAGGTCCCTTGGCCCAATACATTCAACACGGGCTTACCACGAGCCCCAAATCGTGGGAGACGCACCCGCCGCATCCCAGACCATGTACAGGTCCCGGAGGCGGGCAACTCGAAAGGAAACCCGATGTCTCGCAAAAAAGGCAAGCGCTATACCGCCGACACCGCGAAGCGCAATGACGAAGCCCTCTCGCTTGAAGAAGCCGTCGCGAAGGTCAAGTCCTTCAGCCCCGGCAAGTTCGACCAGACCGTCGAGCTCGTGATGCACCTGGGCATCGACCCCAAGCAGGCCGACCAGGCCCTGCGTGGCTCGATCTCGCTGCCCCACGGCGTGGGCGGCGCGGCCAAGCGCGTGATCGCGTTTGTGTCGGACGACAAGGTCGATGCCGCGAAGGAAGCCGGCGCGATCGAAGCCGGCGCCGAGGAACTCGTCAAGAAGATCGAAAAGGGCTGGCTCGACTTTGATGTCGCCGTCGCCGAGCCCGCCATGATGCGGGTCGTCGCCAAGCTCGGCCGCCAGTTGGGCCCCAAGGGCCTGATGCCCTCGCCCAAGGCCGGCACCGTTGACGCCAACGTTCCCCAGGCCGTCGCCGCATTCGCCGCCGGCAAGGTCGAGTACCGAAACGACTCGGGCGGCAACATCCACACCCCGGTCGGCAAGCACAGCTTCGACGCCGCCAAGCTCGTCGAAAATGCCGAGACGATGATCAACCACATCGTCAAGCTCAAGCCCGCCGCCTCCAAGGGCCAGTACGTCAAGCGCGTCTCCCTCTCGGCGACCATGACCCCGTCCGTCCATGTGAACATCTAACAACCTGCGTCGGCCCGGCCGCATCCCCGCGATCGCCCGCCCAGCCCACGCAAACACGAAAGGAACGGGCCCCCCATGAGCAAGCCCATCAAAAACCTGATCGCCAAGGCCTACGCCCAACGCTTCGAAGGCGTCACCGGCGCGGTCCTCGTCGATATCCGCGGCGTCGAAGCCAACGACAACAACGCGCTCCGCAACGAGCTCGCGACCAAGCAAATCAAGATCACCGTCGTCAAGAACTCACTCGCGAAAAAGGCATTCGAGGGCAGCGACCTCGAAGGCCTCAACGACCTGATCGACGGCCCGTCGGCCATGGCCTATCCCGTCAGCGACGACATCAGCGCCGTCACCGTCGCCCGTGAGCTCATGGACTGGGCCAAGAAGCTCGAGCACCTCGAGTTCCGCGGCGCGATCCTCGACGGCATCCAGTTCGGTCCCGACGAGATCAAGAAGCTCTCCGAGTACCCGACCAAGGAAGAGGCACACGCCAAAGTCGTCACGATGCTCCTCTCGCCCGGCAAGAACCTCGCCGGCGCGATCAAGAGCCCGGCCAGCAACATCGCCGGCATCCTCAAAACGATTCAGGAAAAACTCGAGGCCGGCGAAACCATCGCCAAGGCGTCGTAAACTCACTGCCCTCACTTTTTGACAACCCCCGCAAGCGACTGGCCCCCGGGTTAAAGACGGACGCTGTGTCCCGACCTCTCGCAAGCGACTTGTAACCCAAGGATTCGAATTATGTCCGAAGAAGCAACCGTTGAAGTCACCGCCGAAATCAAAGGCCTCGCCGAGTCGATCGTCGGCCTGTCCCTCAAGGACGCCGTCGACCTGGCCGACTACCTCAAGGCCGAGTACGGCATCGAGCCCGCCGCCGGCGGTGGCGGCATGATGGTGGCCGCCGCGCCAGCCGAAGAAGCCGAAGAAAAGTCCGAGTTCGACGTCGTCCTCAAGGCCGCCGGCGACCAGAAGATCAAGGTCATCAAGGCCGTCCGCGAAGCCACCGGGCTCGGGCTCAAGGAAGCCAAGGAACTCGTCGACGGTGCCCCCAGCACCCTCAAGGAAGGCCTGCCCAAGGAAGAGGCCGAAGCCCTCGCCGCGAGCATCAAGGAAGTCGGCGGCGACTGCGAACTCAAGTAGCACCCGGCCACGCCATCTTGTCTCACACGCAACCCCCGCTAGCTGCGGGGGTTGTTTTTTTCTTGGCCTATGGTGGAGTTTTACCGCAGAGTGCGCGGAGGACGCAGGGGGTTGAAAAGGGATACCCATGAATCTTGATTCAACTTCGTTTGACCAAGTCGTGATAGACCATTCCATCTTGAATCTGCCCCATCCGTGATCCCATCGCCTCCCAGATCTTCGCCCATCTGTGAAATCTGTGGACCCTCCCTTCCGGCCTCCGCGTCCTCCGCGCACTCTGCGGTAAATCGCCGCACCACGACCCCGATAGAATGCCCCCATGCCCCTTGACTTCAGCCACATCCTGGGCCCCGAAGGCCCCGTCGCCAAACGACTGGGCGAGGGCTACGAGCAGCGCCCCCAGCAGCGCCAGATGGTCGAGGCCGTCGCGCATGCGCTCGACACCGGCGGCAAGATTGTCGTCGAGGCCGGCACGGGCGTCGGTAAATCCTTCGCGTACCTGCTGCCCGTGATCGACCACATCGCACGCTTCCAGGAAGACAAGGACCAGAAGCGGCGCGTCGTGGTTTCGACCCACACCATCGCGCTCCAAGAGCAGATTATCAACAAGGACATCCCGCTTCTGCAGGCGGTAACGCCGACGGAGTTCTCGGCCGTGCTCGTCAAGGGCCGGGGCAACTACGTCTCGCTCCGCCGGATGAACCGGACCTGGGAGCGCCAGGCGACGCTGTTCAGCGAGGGCAAAGAGTTCAACACGATCGACCGGATCGCGCAATGGGCGCGCAGCACAGACGACGGCTCGCTCGCCACGCTCCCGCAGCTCGAAGCCCCCTCCGTCTGGTCCGAGGTGCAGAGCGACAGTGAAGACTGCCTGGGCAAGCGCTGCCCGACGTTCGACAAGTGCTTCTACCAGTCCGCCCGCCGACGCATGATGAACGCGGACGTGCTTGTCGTGAACCACGCGCTGTTCTTCGCCGACCTCGCGCTCAAGGCACAGGGCTTCGGCGTGCTCCCGCCCTATGACGCCGTTGTCCTTGACGAGGCCCACACAATCGAAGACGTCGCGAGCGACCACTTCGGCCTGAGCGCGAGCAAGTACCAGGTCCACTACCTGCTGTCGCGGCTCCTGCAGGCCCGCGGCAGCCGTGGCGTATTGACGGCGCTGCAGAACAAGATCAAGCCCGACCTCTTTAACCGCGCGGCCAACGCCGTCGAAAACGCCCGCCTCGCGGCCGAGCAGTTCTTCGACGAGCTAATGCACTGGTACGAGGCCCGCGGCCCCCGCAACGGCCGGCTGCGCGAGCCCGCGCCGATCGACAACCCCGTCTCGCCCATGCTCATCGAGCTGTCGCTGATGCTCAAGCGGGTGCAGGACGACCTCGAAGGCGACGAGGACCGCATGGAGATCGGGGGCTACGCGGACCGCGCGGGCGGGCTGGGCGATTCGATCAAGGCGCTGGCGGAGCAGACCCTGAGCGACAGCGTGTACTGGCTCGAAGTGTCGCAGCGCGGCCGATTCAAGCGCATCAAGCTCTGCGCGAGCCCCATCGAGGTCGGCGGGCTGCTGCGCGACCGTCTCTTTACCGCGACGACCTCCCGCAAAGACCCGCTGCCCGTCATCCTCACCAGCGCCACCCTCGCGACGCAGCGCACGGACGAAGACCACGCCCAAGATGCTTCGCCCTTCAAGCACTTCATGCAGCGTGTCGGCTGCGACGACTCGCAGGCGCTACTGCTGGGTTCGCCGTTCGACTACGGAAAACAGGCAGAGCTTTACCTTTGCGATGGGCTCCCCGAGCCGACCGCGCCGCTGTTCATACCGCGCGCGGCCCAGACGGCTCTGCGCCACCTCGACGAGACCGACGGCGGGGCGTTTATCCTCTTCACCAGCTACAAGATGCTGCGTGACATGGCCGACCGGCTGCGCCCCGAGCTCGCGTCGCGCGGGATGCCGCTTCTGGTCCAGGGTGATGGCACGCAGCGCAGCGAGCTGCTCGCACAGTTCCGCCACAACCCGCGCAGCGTCCTGCTCGGCGCCGACAGCTTCTGGCAGGGCGTCGATGTGCGCGGGGAAGCGCTACGCTGCGTCATGATCACGCGCCTGCCGTTCGCCGTGCCCGACCGCCCGCTCATCGAAGCCCGCTGCGAACGCATCAAGCAGCGCGGTGGCAGCCCGTTCGGCGAGTACTCCCTCCCCGAGGCGATCCTCAAATTCAAGCAGGGCTTTGGCCGGCTCATCCGCAGCAAAAGCGACCGCGGCCGCGTCGTCGTCCTCGACCCGCGCGTCGTCACCAAGCCCTACGGCCGACGATTTATCGCCGCGCTGCCGCAGCTCCCGATCGAACGCGACCCCGCGCCGGCCGCGCACGACAGCCACGATTACGAACAATGAACAACCCGCGGCCTACAGCGCTGGTCTTGGACGGTTAGAGATACGTGAACGACCAGCGTCCGTAGGCCACCGGCTGTCTGAGAGGTTACTATTCCGCTCATGCAGACCGCACTTCCCCGCCGTACCGCCGCCGAGTTCGTCGGCACGTTCTTCCTCGTCTTCGTCGGCTGCGGGTCGATGGCCATCAACGCACAGACCGGCGGCGTCGTCGGACACCTCGGCATCGGCCTGTCGTGGGGCCTCATCGTCATGGCCATGATCTACGCCATCGGCGAATCGTCCGGCGCCCACATCAACCCGGCCGTAACGATCGCCTTCGCCGCGGCGAAACGCTTCCCCAAAGAAGAAGTCCCCGTCTACATCATCGCCCAGCTCATAGGCGGGCTCGGCGGGGCGGTTGTCTTGCGCCTGCTTTTCCCGGCCGTCGACGACCTGGGCCAGACCTTCCCCGCGGGCTCGCACCTCCAGTCGGCCGTGCTCGAACTGCTGCTCACGTTCATCCTGATGTTCGTCATCCTCGGCGTGTGCAGCGGCGCGAAGGAGAAGGGGCTCCTCGCCGGCGTCGCCATCGGCGGGGTCGTCGGGATGGAGGCCATCTTCGCCGGCCCGATTTGCCGGGCGTCGATGAACCCCGCCCGCTCGATCGCGCCCGCGCTCGTCTCACTTAACGGCGCAGCGCTCGCGTCGCTCTGGCTCTACATCGTCGCGCCGATCCTCGGGGCCCTCTTGGCCGTCGGCGTCTTCCGCATCACCCACGCCCCCCAAAGCTCGGGCCGCGACCCGGGCGACGACACATGAACAACGACAACACCCCCAAAAATCGCTATCTCGTCCTCTGCACCGGCAACCGCTGCCGATCGCAGATGGCCCACGGCTACCTCGCCCACCTCGGCGGCGACCGTGTCGAAGTCCGATCCGCCGGCACGATACCCAAGGGCGTCCACCCGCTCGCGATCGAGATGATGAACGAGATCGGCATCGACATCTCGGCCCACACCTCAGACCATGTCGATATCTACCGCGACGAGGCGTTCGACTGTGTCGTCACCGTCTGCGACAGCGCGAAGGAGGCCTGCCCGGTCTTCCCCGGCGCAGCGCGGACGCTGCATCAGGGCTTCGAGGACCCGGACGATGAGGCGCTTGCTGCGCGGGACCCCGAGCAGTTCGCCGAGCGGTTCCGCCGGATCCGTGATGAGATCGGGGCCTGGGCGGAAGGTTTCCTGGCTGCGGAAGGCACGTGATGTTCAGCCGATCAGCCCACTCGCCTTGCCGAAGGTGCCTGTGAAGACGAAGTCACCGAAGGGCAGCCGCTCGCGTGGAGCTTTTTCGGCATCGCGGGCCCAGTCCTGCTCCAGCGTGTCCGCATCGCCGGGGTAGCCGACGGCGATCGCGGTCTGGGGGGCGAACCCGTCGGGCACGTTGTAGGTCTCGCGCACCTTGTCGAGGTCGACGCCCGCCATCTGGTGGGTCGCCAGCCCGAGCGCGGCCGCTTGCAGCGTGAGGTGCGCCGCGGCCTGGCCCAGGTCGTGCAGCGCGACGCGGTTGTCGTTGCCGTTCTTCTTGAAGGATGTGCTGCACACGGTCAGCACCAGCACCGGCGCGGCCTTGGCCCAGGCCTGGTTCGCCTCGACCAGGCAGTTGAGCGCCTTGTCGTACTCGGCCGAGTCGTCGTGCTTGCTCGCGAGGATGAACCGCCAAGGCTGCTCGTTAAACGCCGAGGCCGCCCAACGCGCCGCATCGAAGAGCGATCCGAGTTTCTCGCGCTCAACCGGCGTGTCCGCAAACGCCCGCGGGCTCCAACGGTCACGGATGGCATCGATCACGGGGAACTCGGTATTGGCGGGCTTCTTCATGGCGGGATTCTAACGCAAGGTGTGGGGGGAGGGACAGGCCGCAGATTTCGCAGATGGCGCAGATTTAGGAAAGCCATCAAGACAATCTAAGGAAGCCAGGAAGTTAGGAAGCAAAGAAACGCGGAGTTTTAGAACTGAGCCCAACGTTTGATCCCATTCCTGCATTCCTCACCTCCTGCCTTCCTTAGATTGCCTTTCGTCTGCTTCCCCCAGTCTTGCCGAATCTGCGCCATCTGCGAAATCTGCGGCTACTCCGCCTCCGGCCCGCCCGGCCACCAGCCGGCCTCTAATCGCCAGCGGTTGACCTGCACCCACTGCCGCATCACCTCGAACTGGAACGACTGCGCGCCCGGGTCGCCCCAGAGCCAGAGGTCGAGGTCCGGGTCGGGCACCAGCCGGCTGAACACGTGCCACCAGCGCTGCGTGACGAACAGGTCGTACAGGTCGAGCTGTGTATCACCTGCGCCGGCGGGGTTGTCGAACAGGTAGTACAGCGCCGCCGGCCTATGCATATGCAGCAGACACATCAGCACCGTCGAGGTTGGCAGCCGATCGTCTTCGAGCATCGCCTCGGCCTCGGGGATGAAGTCATCACCCAGGTCGCCGCGCATCCACAGCGCGAGCTTCAGCAGCGCGATCTGCTCGTAGCGGTCCTCGTGGTCGGGCGCGGTCTCGGCGATGTCGAGGAGGGTGGTGAGCGCGTCGACAGGTTTGAGGCCGAGGTCGGCGAGTTGGGCGTCTGTCATCGCGCGGAGTTCTTCGGCCGAGAGGTCGTTTGTTGATTCGGTTGCGAGCCCCTCGATCAGTACGGGGGTGGACTTCGTCATGCCGGCAAGGATCGCGGCGGCGAGCACCGCCTCGGTTTGTCGCGAGCGAAGCGACTCGTTGATGAAGCCGAGGGTGTCTGCACTCTCTGCTGCGGCATACACCGCGAGGTCGCGGGCGGGCGAGGTGTAGGCCGCAAAAACATCACGATAGAGGGTGGGAGACTCATCACTTTTGAGTAGGCCGCCTGCGAGGCGGGCGATTGTTGGCCAATTAGGGTCAACTTCAAACATGTCAACGCGTTGGCCGATGTATGC
The sequence above is a segment of the Phycisphaeraceae bacterium D3-23 genome. Coding sequences within it:
- a CDS encoding arsenate reductase ArsC, whose protein sequence is MNNDNTPKNRYLVLCTGNRCRSQMAHGYLAHLGGDRVEVRSAGTIPKGVHPLAIEMMNEIGIDISAHTSDHVDIYRDEAFDCVVTVCDSAKEACPVFPGAARTLHQGFEDPDDEALAARDPEQFAERFRRIRDEIGAWAEGFLAAEGT
- a CDS encoding nitroreductase family protein produces the protein MKKPANTEFPVIDAIRDRWSPRAFADTPVEREKLGSLFDAARWAASAFNEQPWRFILASKHDDSAEYDKALNCLVEANQAWAKAAPVLVLTVCSTSFKKNGNDNRVALHDLGQAAAHLTLQAAALGLATHQMAGVDLDKVRETYNVPDGFAPQTAIAVGYPGDADTLEQDWARDAEKAPRERLPFGDFVFTGTFGKASGLIG